One genomic region from Halococcus qingdaonensis encodes:
- the ligA gene encoding NAD-dependent DNA ligase LigA: protein MTASDAADADNPYLRDPPTEFDDPATLDEEQAREQAEQLREAIRRHDHRYYLEADPGIPDRTYDALFSRLESLEDAFDIATETSPTRRIGGEPLDELATVEHVAPMLSIDSSGDPEEVREFDERVRRELGETGGQQSLAEFEDEGDGIEYVCEPKFDGLSIEVVYEDGVYERAATRGDGREGDDVTQNVRTIGSIPQRLRGEYPDYLAVRGEVYMPRDAFAEHNRERVERGDDPFANPRNAAAGTLRQLDPAVTAERPLACFFFGVLETSYAFASHDEQYRKLPEWGLPVNDRMDVVGSIEEAIDYRDRLGEAREELNYEIDGTVFKVNDLAACERLGTTARAPRWAYAYKFPARSEITRITEITVQIGRTGRATPVALLDPVEVGGVEVSRATLHNPGEIEELGVNTGDRVRLQRAGDVIPYVVEVVEDGGEGTFEFPDRCPICESTIERDGPLAFCTGGVACPAQLQRALEHYASREGLDIEGLGEERIDQLLDAELVESIPDLYDLREADLARLDGWGEKSAANLRAELDAAKEPPLPVFLTALGVPEVGSTTAESLAREFGTLDALMNASEEDLREVPDIGPRVASEIREFFDSEQNRETVAGLRERGVEPESVERERGDALADETFVFTGGLSELTREEAESLVERHGANSTGSVSGNTDYLVIGENPGQTKRDDAAQEEVPELTEEEFVALLDERGIEF from the coding sequence GGACCTACGACGCGCTCTTCTCCCGGCTCGAATCGCTCGAAGACGCCTTCGATATCGCGACCGAGACGAGCCCGACCCGGCGCATCGGCGGCGAACCACTCGACGAACTCGCGACCGTGGAGCACGTCGCGCCGATGCTCTCGATCGACTCCAGCGGCGATCCCGAGGAGGTCCGTGAGTTCGACGAGCGCGTGCGTCGCGAACTCGGGGAGACGGGCGGCCAGCAGTCGCTCGCGGAGTTCGAGGATGAGGGCGACGGGATCGAGTACGTCTGCGAGCCGAAGTTCGACGGGCTCTCGATCGAGGTCGTCTACGAGGACGGCGTCTACGAGCGCGCCGCGACCCGCGGAGATGGTCGCGAGGGCGACGACGTGACACAGAACGTCCGCACCATCGGATCGATTCCACAGCGTCTCCGCGGGGAGTATCCCGACTACCTGGCCGTGCGCGGCGAGGTCTACATGCCACGCGACGCCTTCGCCGAACACAACCGCGAGCGCGTCGAGCGCGGGGACGACCCGTTCGCGAACCCGAGAAACGCGGCCGCGGGGACGCTCCGCCAGCTCGACCCCGCCGTCACCGCCGAGCGCCCGCTCGCGTGTTTCTTCTTCGGCGTGCTCGAAACGAGCTACGCGTTCGCGAGTCACGACGAACAGTACCGGAAACTGCCGGAGTGGGGGCTGCCCGTCAACGACCGGATGGACGTCGTCGGGAGCATCGAAGAGGCAATCGACTACCGCGACCGCCTCGGCGAGGCGCGCGAGGAGCTGAACTACGAGATCGACGGGACGGTGTTCAAGGTGAACGATCTCGCGGCCTGCGAGCGGCTCGGGACGACCGCACGCGCGCCGCGCTGGGCCTACGCCTATAAGTTCCCCGCGCGGAGCGAGATCACACGAATCACCGAAATCACCGTGCAGATCGGCCGGACGGGGCGGGCGACGCCGGTCGCATTGCTCGATCCCGTCGAGGTCGGCGGTGTCGAGGTCTCGCGGGCGACGCTGCACAACCCCGGCGAGATCGAGGAACTCGGCGTGAACACCGGCGATCGGGTGCGCCTCCAGCGCGCGGGCGACGTGATCCCCTACGTTGTCGAGGTCGTCGAGGACGGCGGCGAAGGCACCTTCGAGTTCCCCGATCGCTGTCCGATCTGTGAGAGCACGATCGAGCGCGACGGCCCGCTCGCGTTCTGCACAGGTGGAGTGGCCTGTCCCGCACAGCTCCAGCGCGCGCTCGAACACTACGCCAGTCGCGAGGGCCTCGACATCGAGGGGCTCGGCGAGGAGCGCATCGATCAGCTGCTGGACGCGGAACTGGTCGAATCGATCCCCGATCTCTACGACCTGCGGGAAGCGGATCTCGCCCGTCTCGATGGATGGGGCGAGAAGAGCGCGGCGAACCTCCGGGCGGAGCTCGATGCGGCGAAAGAACCCCCGCTCCCGGTGTTCCTCACCGCACTCGGCGTCCCCGAAGTGGGATCGACGACCGCCGAGAGCCTCGCCCGCGAGTTCGGGACCTTGGACGCACTGATGAACGCGAGCGAAGAGGATCTCCGCGAGGTGCCGGACATCGGCCCGCGCGTCGCGAGCGAGATCCGGGAGTTCTTCGACAGCGAGCAGAACCGGGAGACGGTCGCCGGCCTGCGCGAGCGCGGCGTCGAACCCGAGTCGGTCGAGCGCGAGCGTGGCGACGCACTCGCCGATGAGACGTTCGTGTTCACGGGCGGGCTGTCGGAACTGACGCGCGAGGAGGCCGAGAGCCTCGTCGAACGACACGGCGCGAACAGTACGGGGAGTGTCTCGGGCAACACCGACTATCTGGTGATCGGCGAGAACCCCGGGCAGACGAAGCGCGACGACGCCGCACAGGAGGAGGTCCCCGAACTCACCGAGGAGGAGTTCGTGGCGCTGCTCGACGAACGCGGGATCGAGTTCTGA
- a CDS encoding ABC transporter permease, with amino-acid sequence MSTLAVARKDFQDAIRSRVLLGLTGLFVLFVAGASYFFARIQPAPGGGDPTALVLIFSLLTPASLLVPIIGLALGYKAVAGERESGRIKLLLSLPHSRLDVVLGKTLGRTSVLVVPILVGFAVGAAVIFWQSSRFTPVNYLVFAFVTVLLGLAYIAIGVALSSATTSTFRALIGGVSLLVVLEFLWQQVLIAVVYLVNGLSLPQQPPGDWYYFLQSLPPGSAYNSAAQSLLPQNPTTLAVTGQTPDAFYLQDWFGFVILAAWIVVPLALGYLRFEGTDL; translated from the coding sequence GTGAGCACGCTCGCGGTCGCGCGCAAGGACTTTCAGGACGCGATCCGTTCGCGGGTGCTGCTCGGGCTGACAGGTTTATTCGTGCTGTTCGTCGCGGGTGCGTCGTACTTCTTCGCGCGCATCCAGCCTGCTCCGGGCGGCGGTGATCCGACGGCGCTGGTGCTCATCTTCTCGCTGCTGACGCCCGCGAGCCTGCTCGTGCCGATCATCGGGCTGGCGCTCGGCTACAAGGCCGTCGCTGGCGAGCGCGAGAGCGGGCGCATCAAGCTGCTGCTCTCGCTGCCCCACTCCCGGCTCGACGTCGTGCTCGGGAAGACGCTCGGCCGCACGAGCGTGCTCGTCGTCCCGATCCTCGTCGGGTTCGCCGTCGGCGCGGCGGTGATCTTCTGGCAGTCGAGCCGCTTCACGCCGGTGAACTACCTCGTGTTCGCGTTCGTGACCGTCCTGCTCGGACTGGCCTATATCGCGATCGGCGTCGCGCTCTCGTCGGCGACGACTTCGACGTTCCGCGCGCTCATCGGCGGCGTCTCGCTGCTCGTCGTCCTGGAGTTCCTCTGGCAACAGGTGCTCATCGCGGTCGTCTACCTCGTGAACGGACTCAGCCTGCCCCAGCAGCCGCCCGGCGACTGGTACTACTTCCTCCAGTCGCTCCCGCCTGGCAGCGCCTATAACAGCGCCGCACAGTCGCTGCTTCCCCAGAACCCGACGACGCTCGCCGTCACGGGCCAAACTCCCGACGCGTTCTATCTCCAGGACTGGTTCGGGTTCGTCATCCTCGCGGCCTGGATCGTCGTCCCGCTCGCACTGGGCTATCTCCGCTTCGAGGGGACCGACCTCTAA
- a CDS encoding ABC transporter ATP-binding protein has protein sequence MAAIELDGVTKRYDGGLGLPGRSSDPVEALSDLDLTVREGDIYGFLGPNGAGKSTTINVLLDFVRPTAGSARVLDLDARTESQQVRERVGVLPEGFSPYDRLTGRQHLDFAIESKNAADSPAEIAERVGIADALDRKAGGYSKGMAQRLVLGMALVGQPDLLILDEPSTGLDPNGAREMRDIVRAERDRGATVFFSSHVLGQVEPVCDRVGILRDGELVAEDTVEGLREAAGGETTLAVDVERLPDDAVAAVRTLDGVSTVRADGQRLTVDCVDGAKTTVLSTLEDNGAPVADFDTTGASLEEVFASYTTGEPEVRA, from the coding sequence ATGGCAGCCATCGAACTCGATGGAGTGACCAAGCGCTACGACGGCGGGCTCGGGCTCCCGGGACGGTCGAGCGATCCCGTCGAGGCGCTTTCGGATCTCGACCTGACGGTCCGAGAGGGCGACATCTACGGCTTTCTCGGGCCGAACGGGGCGGGGAAATCGACGACGATCAACGTGCTGCTCGACTTCGTTCGGCCGACGGCGGGGAGCGCGCGCGTGCTCGATCTCGACGCCCGCACCGAGAGCCAGCAGGTGCGCGAGCGCGTCGGCGTGCTCCCGGAGGGGTTCTCGCCATATGACCGCCTGACCGGCCGTCAGCATCTCGATTTCGCCATCGAGTCGAAAAACGCCGCCGACAGTCCAGCAGAAATCGCCGAACGAGTGGGCATCGCCGACGCGCTCGACCGGAAGGCCGGCGGCTACTCGAAGGGGATGGCCCAGCGCCTCGTCCTCGGCATGGCGCTCGTCGGCCAGCCGGACCTGCTGATCCTCGACGAACCGTCGACGGGTCTCGATCCGAACGGCGCGCGCGAGATGCGCGACATCGTCCGTGCCGAGCGCGATCGCGGCGCGACGGTGTTCTTCTCTAGTCACGTCCTCGGCCAGGTCGAACCGGTCTGTGACCGCGTTGGCATCCTCCGGGACGGCGAACTCGTCGCCGAGGACACCGTCGAGGGGCTGCGCGAGGCCGCCGGCGGCGAGACGACGCTCGCGGTCGACGTCGAGCGCCTGCCCGACGACGCGGTGGCGGCGGTCCGCACGCTCGACGGCGTCTCGACGGTCCGTGCGGACGGACAGCGACTGACCGTCGACTGTGTGGACGGCGCGAAGACCACGGTGTTGTCGACGCTCGAAGACAACGGCGCGCCGGTGGCCGATTTCGACACGACGGGGGCCTCGCTGGAGGAGGTCTTCGCGAGCTACACCACCGGCGAACCGGAGGTCCGCGCGTGA
- a CDS encoding helix-turn-helix transcriptional regulator: MSDGARILAGVLCLVVLASAAVPAVAQSNDGIGTIEVSGSGVITNDPANGSTYLWSDESLNVSVGFADQPDARNYRVCLGADRKGTTRTLDCGLEALPNGTNGTAEFTNVTWPQNATGEQRLAVELQKLSNASNATVLDRTTVPVTVLRRQGDFDGDGLTNAREVEAGYNVSNPDMDADGLTDGAEVNQYGSDPQDPDSDGDGIRDGIEVQRGTDPTASDTDGDGLNDDLEAMLGTNPTNDLTPVWLVVGAILVIAVVVAIGAVVRRRWRERDGSLLHLGSDTDESATEPEDGAGAATDTDPTTEIADPMPMTDEDRVLALLRDHGGRMKQSQIVERTEWSKAKVSRLLSSMNEDGSVEKLSIGRENIISLDGHGPEAARSPHEENQSD, encoded by the coding sequence ATGAGCGACGGCGCGCGTATCTTGGCAGGAGTGCTCTGTCTGGTGGTACTCGCCAGCGCCGCCGTCCCGGCCGTCGCACAGTCGAACGACGGCATCGGCACGATCGAGGTTTCGGGCAGCGGCGTCATCACCAACGACCCCGCAAACGGCTCGACGTATCTCTGGAGCGACGAGTCACTCAACGTCAGCGTCGGCTTCGCCGACCAGCCGGACGCCCGCAACTACCGCGTCTGTCTCGGTGCCGATCGGAAGGGGACGACGCGAACGCTCGACTGTGGGCTCGAAGCACTGCCGAACGGCACCAACGGCACCGCCGAGTTCACGAACGTCACGTGGCCGCAGAACGCCACCGGCGAGCAGAGACTCGCCGTCGAGCTCCAGAAGCTCTCGAACGCGAGCAACGCGACGGTGCTCGACCGCACGACGGTCCCCGTGACGGTGCTCCGTCGACAGGGTGACTTCGACGGCGACGGGTTGACGAACGCCCGCGAGGTCGAGGCGGGCTACAACGTCTCGAACCCGGACATGGATGCCGACGGACTGACCGACGGCGCGGAGGTCAACCAGTACGGCTCCGACCCGCAGGATCCCGACAGCGACGGTGACGGCATCCGCGACGGAATCGAAGTCCAGCGCGGCACCGATCCGACCGCGAGCGACACCGACGGCGACGGGCTCAACGACGATCTCGAAGCGATGCTCGGGACGAACCCGACCAACGACCTGACACCGGTCTGGCTCGTCGTCGGCGCGATACTCGTCATCGCCGTCGTCGTGGCCATCGGCGCGGTCGTCCGCCGCCGATGGCGCGAACGCGACGGCAGCCTGCTGCATCTGGGATCGGACACCGACGAATCGGCGACCGAGCCGGAGGACGGCGCGGGTGCGGCCACCGATACGGATCCCACGACCGAGATCGCCGATCCGATGCCGATGACCGACGAGGACCGCGTGCTGGCGCTGCTGCGCGACCATGGCGGGCGGATGAAACAGTCACAGATCGTCGAACGAACCGAGTGGTCGAAGGCGAAAGTGAGCCGACTGCTCTCGTCGATGAACGAGGACGGCAGCGTCGAGAAGCTCTCGATCGGGCGCGAGAACATCATCAGCCTCGACGGCCACGGGCCGGAGGCCGCGCGCTCGCCACACGAGGAGAACCAATCCGACTGA
- a CDS encoding excinuclease ABC subunit C yields MDAAHVREHAGELPREPGVYQFQEGETTLYVGKAVDIRDRVRSYADPRSRRIARMVERAEEIECAVTDTETQALLLEANLIKRHQPRYNVRLKDDKSYPLVQLTDHEFPRIEITRDPNPGAVAFGPYTDRGRVETVVKALRETYGVRGCSDHKFAGRDRPCLDHDLGLCTAPCTGEIGSEEYIADVESVERFFEGSPGLLADPLRREMERATEAKNFERAANLRDKLQVVESFHEGGGEAVSAHTGEEWVDVLGAVVEGERATVARLHSEGGQLVERDRHTLSVPDDGEEGVGSVLAAFIVQYYAERSLPDALLLSEQFTDDELDDWLDGEGVAVRVPGAGREATLVELALKNARRGRGKADGTAALADRLGIERANRIEGFDVSHAQGRAAVGSDVTFVDGSPEKSDYRRKKLDDENDDYANMHALVAWRARRAVEGRDDRPEPDLLLIDGGEGQLTAARDALSEIGWDVPAIGLAKAEERVVTSDGSFAWPDDAPERHLLQRVRDESHRFAVQYHQTLRDEVKTVLDDVPGIGPETRKRLLRRFGSVDGVRAASPDELQSVSGVGEKTATTIQGRL; encoded by the coding sequence ATGGACGCAGCGCACGTCCGCGAGCACGCCGGCGAGCTCCCGCGCGAACCGGGCGTCTATCAGTTTCAGGAGGGTGAGACGACGCTCTACGTGGGGAAGGCCGTCGATATCCGCGATCGAGTGCGGTCGTACGCGGACCCGCGCTCGCGGCGCATCGCGAGGATGGTCGAGCGCGCCGAAGAGATCGAATGTGCGGTGACGGACACCGAAACGCAGGCGCTCCTGCTCGAAGCGAACCTGATCAAACGCCACCAGCCGCGCTACAACGTCCGTCTGAAGGACGACAAGTCCTATCCATTGGTGCAGCTCACCGATCACGAGTTCCCACGCATCGAGATCACGCGCGATCCGAATCCTGGGGCCGTGGCGTTCGGTCCCTACACCGATCGTGGGCGGGTCGAGACCGTGGTGAAGGCACTTCGGGAGACCTACGGCGTGCGGGGCTGTTCCGACCACAAGTTCGCCGGGCGCGATCGGCCCTGTCTCGATCACGATCTCGGGCTCTGCACCGCGCCGTGTACCGGCGAGATCGGGAGTGAAGAGTACATCGCCGACGTCGAATCCGTCGAGCGGTTCTTCGAGGGAAGTCCAGGGCTGCTCGCCGATCCGCTGCGCCGCGAGATGGAGCGCGCCACGGAGGCAAAGAACTTCGAGCGGGCCGCGAACCTGCGCGACAAGCTCCAGGTCGTGGAGTCGTTCCACGAGGGTGGTGGCGAGGCCGTGTCGGCCCACACCGGCGAGGAGTGGGTCGACGTTCTGGGCGCGGTCGTCGAGGGCGAGCGCGCGACGGTCGCCAGACTGCACAGCGAGGGCGGCCAGCTCGTCGAGCGCGATCGCCACACGCTCTCGGTGCCCGACGACGGCGAGGAGGGAGTGGGGAGCGTGCTCGCGGCGTTCATCGTCCAGTATTACGCCGAGCGCTCGCTGCCCGACGCACTGCTGCTCTCCGAACAGTTCACGGACGACGAGCTCGACGACTGGCTCGACGGCGAGGGCGTTGCGGTGCGCGTCCCCGGTGCGGGGCGCGAAGCGACCCTCGTGGAACTGGCGCTCAAAAACGCCCGTCGCGGGCGCGGAAAGGCCGACGGGACGGCGGCGCTCGCCGACCGCCTCGGCATCGAGCGCGCGAACAGGATCGAGGGGTTCGACGTGAGCCACGCGCAAGGGCGGGCCGCCGTCGGCAGCGACGTGACGTTCGTCGACGGCAGTCCCGAGAAATCCGACTATCGGCGGAAGAAACTCGACGACGAGAACGACGACTACGCCAACATGCACGCGCTCGTCGCCTGGCGCGCGCGCCGAGCCGTCGAAGGGCGGGATGACCGCCCCGAGCCCGATCTACTGCTCATCGATGGCGGCGAGGGGCAGTTGACCGCCGCTCGCGATGCGCTCTCCGAAATCGGCTGGGACGTCCCCGCGATCGGACTGGCGAAGGCCGAAGAGCGTGTCGTCACTTCAGATGGAAGTTTCGCGTGGCCCGACGACGCACCCGAACGCCACCTGCTCCAGCGCGTGCGCGACGAGTCCCATCGGTTCGCGGTCCAGTACCACCAGACCCTGCGCGACGAGGTGAAGACCGTTCTCGACGACGTTCCCGGTATCGGGCCAGAAACGAGAAAACGCCTGCTCCGGCGCTTCGGCAGCGTCGACGGGGTGCGTGCGGCCTCACCCGACGAACTGCAGTCGGTCTCTGGAGTGGGCGAGAAGACCGCCACGACGATCCAGGGGCGGCTCTGA
- a CDS encoding acyl-CoA thioesterase, which translates to MPTDTNNLGRALGGRVLHWMDICAAIASRRFSGGLTVTAAMEGVEFLAPIGQGEIVTLSGYVFATGRTSMDVKVTVTAERPAADERRETTTSFFTFVAVDGSHGTRSVPDLACANDHQHALRERALEQRRDHCKRIR; encoded by the coding sequence ATGCCGACCGACACCAACAACCTCGGGCGCGCGCTCGGCGGACGGGTGCTCCACTGGATGGACATCTGCGCGGCGATCGCCTCGCGGCGGTTCTCGGGCGGGCTGACCGTCACCGCCGCGATGGAGGGCGTCGAGTTCCTCGCACCGATCGGACAGGGCGAGATCGTCACGCTCTCGGGCTACGTCTTCGCGACGGGACGGACGAGCATGGACGTGAAAGTCACCGTTACGGCCGAGCGCCCGGCGGCCGACGAACGCCGCGAGACGACGACCTCGTTCTTCACGTTCGTCGCCGTCGACGGTTCGCACGGTACGCGATCGGTGCCCGACCTCGCCTGCGCGAACGATCACCAGCACGCGCTCCGCGAGCGTGCCCTGGAACAGCGCCGAGATCACTGCAAGCGCATCCGATAA
- a CDS encoding ribonucleotide-diphosphate reductase subunit beta, with translation MPITYTTDADGHDSNKILPIDYEWAREYYRDGVANNWTPEEIPMGEDVRQWNEGELSDAERQLVEWNLGFFSTAESLTANNIVLAVYDHVTAPECRQYLLRQAYEEAVHTDTFIYCCDSLGFDPDYLYGMYDRIPAIEEKDEFVVDLTRVIDRDDFEIQSQEDVRAFMRDLIGFYVIMEGIFFYAGFAMMLGLKRQGKMTGVGQQFEYIMRDESLHLGFGIDLIDAIRTETGAWTADFGREVRELVTEAVDLERRYAREACPDEILGMGPDQFADYVEYVADRRLGQLDLDPEYGTDNPFPWLSAAADLNKEKNFFETQVTEYRTGGSLEW, from the coding sequence ATGCCGATCACCTATACGACCGATGCCGACGGACACGACTCGAACAAGATCCTGCCGATCGACTACGAGTGGGCGCGCGAATACTACCGCGACGGCGTGGCGAACAACTGGACGCCCGAGGAGATCCCGATGGGCGAGGACGTCCGTCAATGGAACGAGGGCGAACTCAGCGACGCCGAACGCCAGCTCGTCGAGTGGAACCTCGGCTTCTTCTCCACTGCGGAATCGCTGACCGCGAACAACATCGTGCTCGCGGTCTACGACCACGTCACCGCCCCCGAGTGTCGCCAGTATCTCCTCCGCCAGGCCTACGAGGAGGCCGTCCACACGGACACGTTCATCTACTGCTGTGACAGCCTAGGCTTCGATCCGGACTATCTCTACGGGATGTACGACCGCATTCCCGCCATCGAGGAGAAAGACGAGTTCGTGGTCGATCTCACCAGAGTGATCGATCGCGACGACTTCGAGATCCAGAGCCAGGAGGACGTTCGAGCCTTCATGCGCGACCTGATCGGGTTTTACGTCATCATGGAGGGGATCTTCTTCTACGCCGGCTTCGCGATGATGCTCGGACTCAAACGCCAGGGGAAGATGACCGGCGTCGGCCAGCAGTTCGAGTACATCATGCGCGACGAGTCCCTGCACTTGGGCTTCGGCATCGACCTCATCGACGCCATCCGTACGGAGACCGGCGCGTGGACCGCCGACTTCGGTCGGGAGGTGCGAGAACTCGTCACCGAGGCGGTCGATCTCGAACGCCGCTACGCCCGCGAGGCCTGCCCCGACGAGATCCTCGGGATGGGCCCCGACCAGTTCGCCGACTACGTCGAGTACGTCGCCGATCGCCGGCTCGGCCAGCTCGATCTCGATCCCGAATACGGGACCGACAACCCGTTCCCGTGGCTCTCGGCAGCCGCCGACCTCAACAAGGAGAAGAACTTCTTCGAGACCCAGGTGACGGAGTACCGCACCGGCGGCTCGCTGGAGTGGTGA
- a CDS encoding ribonucleoside-diphosphate reductase subunit alpha has translation MSEGAQTTQADVVRRALDRAHPADEEIITESAAADVVAATERDLYAGATDAEAREALVGVLTARIEREPRYKRLAAAVFRHQHYRDVAGEEPSPEGIPETGYRETFRWGIERGVEADLLDERMGEYDLAALADHLDPARDDRLEYMAMTTLAQRYFLTIDDEPIELPQAFWMRVAMGIALAEPAGERLARAKEFYDRLSTLRFVFSTPTLFHAGTTHPQLSSCYLTTVPDDLEGIFDSYKAHAKLSKWSGGLGNDWTNVRAAGARIASTGVESTGTVPFLNISNDVTAAINRSGKRRGAACAYLEPWHLDFPAFLDLKRNTGDERRRTHEMNTAAWVPDLFMKRVENDGQWTLFSPDETPDLHETYGEEFEQRYCEYERQADEGEIDQYERCEAAELWRTMLTRLFETGHPWLTFKDACNVRSPQDHAGVINSSNLCTEITLNTSDEETAVCNLGSVNLARHVDEDGIDRERLADTIGTAMRMLDNVVDLNFYPTDRAERSNIRHRPVGLGMMGFHEALIEQDIPMASDEAVDFADRIAEFHSYHAILNSSRLAAERGPYDSYEGSKWDRDLFPQDTVPLLEDERDREIPIDVTERLDWEPVREHVAEHGMRNSNTMAIAPTATISTIAGTTPSIEPLYSNLYVKSNMSGEFTVVNDRLVADLAERDLWDEEMLDRIKYHDGSIQKIVEIPEEIRERHRGAFEIDPRHQLELAAHRGIWLDQSQSVNVFFPSTDGSLLDDVYRTAWELGLKTTYYLRTLGASQFEKSTIDMAEYGRTQTRSIDEDSAEDTENDLPTVEDPTCEACQ, from the coding sequence ATGAGCGAAGGAGCACAGACCACCCAGGCGGACGTCGTTCGTCGGGCGCTCGATCGAGCGCACCCAGCCGACGAGGAAATCATCACCGAGAGCGCCGCCGCGGACGTCGTCGCCGCGACCGAGCGCGACCTCTACGCGGGCGCGACCGATGCTGAGGCCCGCGAGGCGCTCGTCGGGGTGCTGACCGCCCGCATCGAGCGCGAGCCACGATACAAACGGCTCGCCGCCGCGGTGTTCCGCCACCAGCACTATCGCGACGTCGCGGGCGAGGAACCCAGCCCGGAGGGGATCCCCGAAACGGGCTACCGCGAGACATTCAGATGGGGAATCGAGCGCGGCGTCGAAGCGGATCTCCTCGACGAGCGGATGGGCGAGTACGATCTCGCCGCACTCGCCGACCACCTCGATCCCGCGCGCGACGATCGACTCGAATACATGGCGATGACGACGCTCGCCCAGCGCTACTTCCTCACCATCGACGACGAACCGATCGAACTCCCGCAGGCGTTCTGGATGCGCGTCGCGATGGGAATCGCGCTCGCCGAACCTGCGGGTGAGCGTCTCGCACGCGCGAAGGAGTTCTACGATCGACTCTCCACACTCCGCTTCGTCTTCTCGACACCGACGCTGTTCCACGCCGGCACGACCCATCCGCAGCTCTCCTCGTGTTATCTCACGACCGTGCCGGACGATCTGGAGGGGATCTTCGACTCGTACAAGGCCCACGCGAAGCTCTCGAAGTGGTCCGGCGGGCTCGGCAACGACTGGACGAACGTCCGGGCGGCGGGCGCACGCATCGCGTCGACGGGCGTCGAGTCCACGGGCACGGTCCCGTTTTTGAACATCTCGAACGACGTGACCGCGGCGATCAACCGATCGGGAAAGCGCCGCGGCGCGGCGTGTGCCTACCTCGAACCGTGGCATCTCGATTTTCCCGCCTTCCTGGATCTGAAGCGCAACACGGGCGACGAGCGCCGGCGCACCCACGAGATGAACACCGCGGCGTGGGTGCCCGACCTGTTCATGAAGCGTGTCGAGAACGACGGGCAGTGGACGCTGTTCTCTCCCGACGAGACGCCCGATCTCCACGAAACCTACGGCGAGGAGTTCGAGCAACGCTATTGCGAATACGAGCGTCAGGCCGACGAGGGCGAGATCGACCAGTACGAGCGCTGCGAGGCCGCCGAACTCTGGCGGACGATGCTCACCCGGCTGTTCGAGACCGGTCATCCCTGGCTCACGTTCAAGGACGCCTGTAACGTCCGCTCGCCGCAGGATCACGCGGGTGTCATCAACTCCTCGAACCTCTGTACCGAGATCACGCTCAACACCTCCGACGAGGAGACCGCGGTCTGCAACCTCGGCTCGGTGAACCTCGCTCGCCACGTCGACGAGGACGGTATCGACCGCGAGCGCCTCGCCGACACCATCGGGACGGCGATGCGGATGCTCGACAACGTGGTGGATCTCAATTTCTACCCCACCGACCGCGCCGAGCGCTCGAACATCCGCCATCGACCCGTCGGTCTCGGCATGATGGGCTTTCACGAGGCGCTGATCGAACAGGACATCCCGATGGCGAGCGACGAGGCCGTCGACTTCGCCGACCGCATCGCGGAGTTCCACTCCTATCACGCTATTTTGAACTCCTCGCGCCTCGCTGCGGAACGCGGCCCCTACGACTCCTACGAAGGTTCGAAGTGGGATCGCGATCTCTTCCCGCAGGACACCGTCCCGTTGCTCGAAGACGAACGCGATCGTGAGATCCCGATCGACGTGACCGAACGCCTCGACTGGGAGCCCGTCCGCGAGCACGTCGCCGAGCACGGGATGCGCAACTCGAACACGATGGCGATCGCACCGACGGCGACGATCTCGACGATCGCGGGCACCACCCCCTCGATCGAGCCGCTCTATTCGAATCTCTACGTCAAATCCAACATGAGCGGCGAGTTCACCGTCGTCAACGACCGCCTCGTCGCCGATCTCGCCGAGCGCGACCTCTGGGACGAGGAGATGCTCGATCGGATCAAGTATCACGACGGCTCGATCCAGAAGATCGTCGAAATCCCCGAGGAGATCCGCGAGCGCCACCGCGGCGCGTTCGAGATCGACCCGCGCCACCAGCTCGAACTCGCCGCCCACAGGGGAATCTGGCTCGATCAGAGCCAGTCGGTCAACGTCTTCTTCCCCTCGACGGACGGTTCGCTGCTCGACGACGTCTACCGAACGGCGTGGGAACTCGGCCTGAAGACGACCTACTATCTCCGGACGCTGGGCGCGAGCCAGTTCGAGAAATCCACCATCGACATGGCCGAGTACGGCCGGACGCAGACCCGTTCGATCGACGAGGATAGCGCAGAAGACACCGAGAACGACCTTCCGACGGTCGAGGACCCGACCTGCGAGGCCTGCCAGTAA